The DNA window ccaggcgtTCTGAGGGGGTgaaattggaatgagtgaggggagtggtgTAGTCAATACGGTTGATGTCACGGCAACAGTTAGAAATATAAATGTCCAGATCAGGCAGAAGACCAGAACAAGGTGTCCAGAAGGAGGGAAAAGCTTTAACTTGGGAGAAGAGAAGGGGTCTGtagtggggggagggttggagaaTCCTGATTATGGAAGTAGGGAGATGGAGCCGAAGGAAGAAGAGTTCAGTATCGCAGCGTGCACAGAACTCATTGAGGTATGGGTGATGGGTGAtctctactgaggacagagcgTTCCATCTccaagaggggaaggtcagaggagaTGGTTCAGAGCAGGCAGGggttggggtgggatgggggggaggtcaATGGGGTGGAGGGTATCAGGAAGGGaggtggatcaggaggtggagggtaggaaggacacaagggagggaggggaaggttggCATGTCAGGGAGAGGGAGTACACGAGGGAGGCCGGGGTCAGGATGAAGCTTGCATCAGAAGCTGTGGAACctctgatgatgctatagctttGCCTCTCCACTCCATCGTAACCCACATGAAGAATGACATCTCATACGCCAGTatcgacttcagctcggcatttaatacaatcgcacccccccccccccactccagaggttggtggagaagctgttctcacTGGGACTCCTCAACATCTCTCTCTgtgattggatcctggacttcctaatggaaagactttTCTCTAGGTTGGGCAGCAGCAGTacaagcaccatcacgctgatcACTGGCacgcctcagggctgtgtgctcagtctgctcctgttcacactattgACCTGTGTCTGCAGCGCCCAATCCAGCTCTAACGGAGTTTGCAGATGCAGATGGCAGtcatcggcctcatcagcaacaacgaggagtcgcactacagaggtggaaaatctcataaaaTGGTGTGAGAGCAAAAAGCtgggtctcaatgtggacaagacgaagatgatggtggacttcaggacaagaaacaaccatcctccactacacagcaataactctgtagtggagaggagagcactaagttctttggagttcatttaaccaCTGACCTaccatggacacacaacatctcacttgtcaggaaggtgccacagggactgcacttccttagaaggctgaggcgggcaaggctaccagccactttctacaggagctttatcaAGAACATCACGGTGTGGTACTTTTGCTGTAGAGCTTCAGATGgaaggtcaatgcacaggaccagaAATgtggctgagaggatcactgtCGTCTTCCCCTCCCCCTATTGATGTGATTTTCCAGGATTGTcatttaaagagggctcacaaaatcagggaggacccctaTTACCCTGCGATCAGCGtattccagctactcctgtcgggacaaagatacaggagtatcagagcctgatccaccagactgaggaacagcttcttcccagtggcagtgagaatgctgaaactACCCTCCAGGACACAATTGTTTGctaattatatttatttcaatagatgtattgtgtgtatgtatcatttgtctgttgtctgtatgtatgttttgCACTGTAGAGCTGAGAACGTTGTTTTGTGGGGTTGTACTGTACAATTGGATGCCAAATAAATGCAAATTTGAACACCCCATTTTGCTGTTATAATACATTGTGATCGAGATAATCTCAACTCCAATTGAGAAGGTTCAGGGATCCAACCTGCTGCGTGCTCACGACCCCCACACTTTTGGTAGCCCAACTCCTTTTGACCACTCTCTCAACCTGACCACATCCCTTTGGAGACCATGAAGGGCAATGTGCTAACCTGGCCTCAGGTGGTGGAACCTGATTTATTAGTAACATAGGTGAAAAGAGAAAGATTGAAAATAGatttgaggggcaactttttcacacagtgTTGGGGGGGTGTGGATCAAGCCACCATGAGAAGCTGTAGAATTGGTAcatttacaatgtttaaaaggcaggtacatgaatgggaaagGTCTAGAGGGATATTAGCAAAATGCAGGGGAAAGGAAGTCAAGATGGACAATTTGGTCAGTATGGACAGGTTGGATGGAAGGGCTTGTTTGTGCAGTGacaaatttacaattttttttaaacataaccaGAACTTGCCTTTTGGTGAATGAATAAGATTAGCCTGGTTGTGAAGTCGAGTCAGGAAATATTGATGGGACTCCCCACACAGATCAGACGCACCTACAGTACATTTCAACTTCCACATCATCATGCATACACCCTGAAGCAGAAGATATGCTAAATAATATTGGACCAGGTAGGCACTGCTTCCCTACAGAACCAATGTCTACATCAGCACTCACCAGATCATTCATTCTCAACAGCTCACAGCAGACTGCTCAATCATCCGGAAGCACAAAGTAGGTTAAGATTTTGGACCACTTGAGAGAGGACAGTAAGTTGTTTGAAATGTGTATAAAACCCCAAGGACACAAGGTCTGGTATCAACAATGAAATCAAAATTTTTATGATCCACCTGCAATCCGACACCTGTCCAGATTGATCAGACCTTACCACATCTGTGTGTGGTCTGAATAAAAGCATTCTCGGTGCCTACAGACAGCCTTGGGGGCAAAAGAACCCacttaacaaatattttttatgttttttatgtaCTCCATCGGAGTATATAAGAAACCAAAACCTGCCTGCTGCACAGGAAAGGGGCCTCAAATTTTGAGCAGTCCTAGGCGGGCGGAGGTGGGGCCATAGCTGAAAAAAGGgttaagaatggctgctctagaacaTGCAAATAATTTGGCTGCAGTTCTTGCTGAGTTCCAATGTTGGTAATGTTTCAAATGTGCTTTTGAGATGTCTTGTTATAACTGATTATTTCCTTTTGTTTGATTGTTATATCTAGTTTATATGTAACAGATTGTCTTCCTTTTCCACGTTTCCCatcaggtcactcatctgagcGCTACTGGTACCATGAACCCAGTACTAACTGTCGCATGGTCGGCgagtccccaccccccccacccccccaaccagccttgcctggtgcggagggtggttagacaccctgcaggatgaaaaacaagacctgtcaaagggtcgGACGAACCCtcacagaacttcccccagccgtcttggacctcaccatgccgctggTTCTTGGAgaggatgtcaagagggtgggtgGGTCTGTGCaatcccctactcacctaaatctatTCACGCACACGCTGCTCCTTTCTAagaagtggggtatcctcatatcaaaccccattGACTGGAAGGAATCATCATCCCTATGGGATGGAGAGTCAGAAAAATCTTATATTTAGATAAATATGGGTTGTACTTtttgtaaaattaaataaaattatgagagctgggaatataaattaatttttttgatttATAAACATCCAACAAaatcactttttcttttttttattaaaaatgaaatagCTACAGCCATTGGGCATTTGAGGTACATTTATTCAACATATACTACATTAACCTGTACAAAACTAGTAATGTACACCAAGGATTTTTGAATAAATTAATTAGTCAGGAATAAAACTCCATGCTCAAGAAAGATTTCACACTTAACACTGACACAGGAGCATTTCTTTTCAATATAACTTATTGTGCATCAATATTTTTAAGTCACATTTGCGTTCAGTACCAAAGTTCGTTGAATGGTTCATCTCAAAGCCATTGTTGAAGCAATTTACAATTTACTAgttacataaaacatatttacatGCAACCTCCACATAATATCTGTAATTACAGAACCACCATCGTCTTCTCCACGCCTCAATGCCATTTACACTGTTTGGGCTGTACTGATGAACCTTGAATTGAAACCTGATATATCAGAGGGCATTGGGCAAGGCTTTAGAATTGGCCACAACGCCTTTGAAGCAAGCGGACAATACATCAGGCAGAAGTTTATCACCTCTGATTGCCATCAGGATGGGGCATTGGTAGAACTGCCAGGAACATCGTCACAATTGTAAATAGCCGCTATTGGAAAAAGAGTGTTGTGGAATCCTGCTGCAGGATGTCAGTTTCCCGGATTGGGGAGATGGTGGAATGGAGAGTTAGTGAGCAGGGTATACGGTTattgggaagagagggaaagaaaTTGCATGGATAAGAGCGGTTTGTGGAAGGGATGCAAACTTGCAATATTATCAGCACAGCTGTTTCTTTTACTGAGCAATTAATTTGTTTAAtagaaataaaacaatttttttaaacaaaatatgtAGCTTGGTCAACTTTCAGACCACTCCAATACTGTGCACCTCCCTTACACAAGAGAGCCAGGACAGTTGTCTTCAGTATTCTCGTGTTGAAATTGCCAGCCATGATCTTGCCACTTTTTCATCGGCAATTTGATGAAAAATATTGAATTACAAAAGCCCGTTCTTAAAGTGAAACAGTTCCTCTTTAAACATagtaaatatttattaaaagGATATCATTCTGCAATCATCAGACACTTCCAACAATCTACAACTGGTACCAATTTTATGATCTTTTTCTTCTCTGTATATTGCAATTGTACGGTTATCAGGCTGGTACCCTATGTAATAGAGAAAGACATATCTGAAAATGAAAACCTACCAGTAAAGATAAGATTGTTCTTGaatgaaatgtatttattttcctgCAACACCCATTTATATCACGTTAACTAGAGGAGCAACCCTTCGTACAGCGTGCCCTCAAAATTCTGTGGATAGCTCACACCTCACTTTGTATCAGAGGGAGTTTTAAATCCTTCAATATTCtgaatccctctctctctctttctcttttcagGACAACTTTGCAGGAATTTGCCagatttcaccccccccctcccccagtgatGAGTGGTGAGGTGAGATGGTGATCAGCCTGGGGGCTTGAAGCAAAGTTGGTTTGCAACACAGATGTTGTATCAATGGGCTTGGACTTGTCTATCACTGCCAAGGGAGTGACTCAATTGGCATAAAAGCTGTAGTACCCAGTatctcttccattttccttctCGCTGTTCTGATTGGGAGGCGAGTTCTCGGTGCTCGAGGTATAAGGAGACACCTTCCTCCGTTTACAATCAACCTCATACAGTCCTGAATCCGAGGAGTCTGCTGACTTCACTGAGGGAGGTTCAAGCCAGGAAGAGTCCTCTGTTTCCTTGCTTTTGTTCTCTACATTGGGCAGTGTTGGTCTGATATCATCGACAGGTCTGTACCAGGTCAGCGCAGAGCCAGGCTTGCTGTGGTGATACTGAGAAGTTCCCCTGGTCCCCCAGCTATTCCCCGAATTGAATGGATGCTCCTGGTAGTAACCAAGGGCATGGGGGGTTGCTTGAAGAGGAAACCCTTTCATACTGTAAGTCATAAATGCATTTCCTGCATATTCAGGATCATATGCACCGAAATCCAGGCGGTTGGTGCTAGACTGTTGTACCGGTGACATGAACCAGCGATGAGGGTTTGAAATGTCTTCCCTGTGTTTGGATGTGTGGGCCACAGTTCGTTCCCCATTGTAATATCTGCCCTGTGGCAAGGCATTCATATACTGGTCATGAAGGAAAGGCTGGTAACGTGGGCCAGGAACCAACTGCTGGCAGTTTTGCTGATCTGGCGGAGAGGGAGTTAGCCGGTCCGGTTCGGAATTGGTGTACATTCTGAAAAACAGAAACAATTAGAGGGGAAGATCAAGTGGCagagttggcgtagcggttagcacaacacctttacagcaccagtgatcgggaccagatcAGGGTTTgtatcccacattgtctgtaaggagtttgtatttgcatgggttttctcagggGGCTCAGATTtacccccaccattcaaaatgtacccggGGGTGCAGGCTAATGGGGTAAAAATTGTCCAACAATCAGGATGCAAGAAATTCGGGCCATTggagaatccagacttttcggAAACTCTCATCTGAAATCCAAACCACCTGGGAATCTGAATCTTGGAAACTCTCGTCTGAAAtccggaccacctgagaatccagacctCGGAAATTCTCGTCAGAAATCCAGTCCACCCGAGTATCAGAATCTTGAAAACTCTCGTCTGAAATctagaccacccgagaatccgaaCTCGTCAAAAACTCTTGTGTGCGTGCCTGCCTGCAtgcgtaagtgccacagatgcgcTGGGGCAACAAGTGACCTCGCGGAAGTCGCAgaaatataagaaaaaatattgattttttttgtactttgtattttatatgaaaaaatgtttcattaaataAACTAAAAAAATGTATCTGTTTATTCTCTTAAATTtgagtactgcccaagaatctggaaaatccaaaaatctggagtgacccaatccccgagtagactggattttgggggcatgggctcgtgggccagaaagacccgttactgtgctgcatctcaAAATTATAAAATTGCAATTTAAATGTCACCAGCAATGCTTTTAGCTAATCCTGAAATATCACTGGCTAGAGATGTGAGGGAGGGTTGTATTGCCATGTCTATCAGGAGCCCAGAGTGACCTGGTATAGCATTTCCGTATGAAGGTACTGCATAGCATACACCCCTGCTctatccatagtgactggggatcctcatttatgagtgaggagttgtgccagtacctgctggccaagggtatagccacgagcaggaccacggGTTATAACTCCTGGGAGAATGGCcagatagaaagggagaatgccactgtgTGGAAGTCAATCCCTCCTAGCCCTCAAGTTGAAAGGCCTGCCCCATCTCCCAATGGCAAGGTCTTCCCCGAGGTGCTCCAGACCACCAGATCCCTCCTCTGTACCGCTACTAATGCGACACCacatgaaaggctcttttccttccccaggaagtcggcgtcGGGAACCACATTGCCATCCTGACTGATGGCCCATTGGCCTGTCCTGCTCCAGAGGCATACCAGAATCCATAAGACTGACCCTTTGGTTGAGGTCCACCTCCCCCACGCAAACCCCCAATACGCTTACGTGGAGTACCAGGGTGGGCGGCAGGACACAGTTTCCAACCGAGACATGGTGCATGCTAGAGACCCCCTCGACCAACcaatcaacatctcctcacaATAACCCCGGCCAACTGGCCCCACCAATTGCACCCGGCGGCCCTGCCCCAGCCCCAGACCGAGCAACCCCACAGTTCTattaaccccacccccccgcctcAGCCACTGGAGACACAGCCTGTCACAAAAGACACTGCCCGGGAGCCAGCAGCTGAACCACAGCAAACCCTACGATGGTCGCAGTGATAGATGTGACCACTGGACAGGCTGAACCTTTAATGGACATTGACTCACTTCGCCCTgcaaaaggggtgaatgtggtgtgaCCACTGTATAGCTATTATGTATGGACTGGCCCGCCCCCTGTACctgtaatttcccccccccccacccccctgcaaatCCCAAAAGGGTTTTATGCCCAAAATCCTccttcagtacctgccttggaaccgggccagcaacatgtgagatgtgttgattaAAGCCGATTAATCgcaactctctgtctaatgtggttgatcgatagtgCTACAACCTCGTTGAGAAGGTCGGAATTTCCTCAGAGAACAAATGGGCCCTCAATAGGTGGATCTCACCACTTAAGCCTGCGTTcgtcttccccctctccctccccccacctttgtaTTCAGGCATCCACCTGTTTTTCCCACATTCCCGATGAAGGGCtccggcctgaaatgttgactgtcttttatttcctatggaggccatgtgacctgctgagcttctccagagcTTTTGTGTATAGTGGCTTTGTAGTAAAGTAGTTGTACTcttgcaaattttaaaatttaaatttagacctacagcactgtAACACGCCAATTCAAccctacaagtctgtgctgcccaatttacaccccatcaacctacactccggtacattttgaatggtgggaggaaaccagaaccccccccccccaccgggggGGGAAAAatcccatacagacacggggagaccatacaaactcctttcagacagcggggatttgaacctgagtccggtcccaatcgctggcgctgtaaaggcattgtgctaaccgctaagccAATTGTACCGCCAATTGCTTGGCCAAGGTGTTTAAAAATGACACAGAAGTATTGAACAGGGTAAAATACGGGCAAGATTAGGCCATTTGGTCCCTCAAACTTACAAcatcattcaatacaatcatgggtGGTTCTCTATCTCGATACCATGTTCACACTTTCTCCCCTTATCCTTTAATTGCTTTGTATCTAGAAATTTGTCTATCTTCTTAAACATGTTCAGTGACCTATTCTCCACAATCTtcatgagcagagaattccagttTTTCTTGGTTTGACTGAAGATTTCTTTTTACACAACTCAGTCCTGGAAGTCTTATCCCTTATTCTGAGACCCTTGGTTCCAGACTCGCTAGCCAAGGGAAATTTCCTCTCTGTATCCAGACTATCACCCTTGTCAGAATTTTCTGCACATTGATGGAATTCCTCTTACTCTTGTAAACGCTGAGGAGTTAAGTTCACAAGTTAACTGAACTTCCCTCTGAACAGTTCTGCCATCCACAAACCTGGGTGCTGCCAGTTTGTGTAGTGGTTAACGTAACGCTGTAACAGTGTCCGCGACCGGGACCAGGGTTGGAATTCcacactgtcggtaaggagtttgtatgttctccttgtgtctgcatgggcttttttccccagaggctccagtttcctcccaccctttaataTGTACCggacagggtgtaggttaatggggtgtgaatTGGGCGGCACGTTCTCGTAGggtcgaattggcctgttactatgctgtatgtctaaatttaaattttaaagctataaattttataaaaatgtataaTTAACCTCAAGCCATGCTGGAAGCAGATTGTTAGggtaaacaaaaacaaaaaaatttaaaaatcactgCTTTTGGTTCAGTATAATGCATGAAAACGATTACGGTAAGTTGCAGCCTGTGTGGGCATGAAATATACTTACGAGTCAAAATTGTCCCGGAAGCCTTTAGCGAAAGGGTTGTGGTCTATTTTAAGTTGTGTGATCTGCAAGAGAAATGTTCCAATATTGTTAAGCAGATGTAGAAAATTTCCTAAAACACCTCAAAGCGAGGTCTCCTTGTCGCAACTACACTGGGCTAGAGAAATGTAACCCACCCGATCCTGGCAGAATTAGTGAGGATATCGAAACACTCCATGAGTTGTTAAAATCTAGCAAAGTCCAGTGATAGCAAGTGTGTCCAGCTATAAGAAAGTGGAGCAGATGGAGCTGTACAGCATGAAACTGGCCCTTTGAACACAACATTTCCATCGtgacctgagctagtcccatttgccctgTGCTTGACCCGTATTCATCTaagcttccccccaccccacactcacattccaccttaaccaatccctatgccattgatgctgtgattagtaagggattacttaaggtggtatgtggggtgGAAAAataagtttggaaaccactgttttttaattgtacctgattgactcgttatgtgtccagtttcataactccaaaggaaatgggccaatgacaatttttctcaagccaaatgtttcagtagcaattgagtctagaacagtgattcccaaccttcccttcccactcacatcccactttaagcaatccctcactaatcacagagcacctatggcataagggtTACtttaagtggaatgtgagtttgggggggggcagtttgaaaactactgctgtaaacctttcctatccatgtatctgtttaATGAGTTTTAAACTTTACAAATGTATCTGCCTCTACCTCTTCCACCAGCAGGTGATTCCTTACACCACACttatctgtgtgaaaaaaaattcccctcagatcacttttaaatcttttcccctcaACTTAAACCTTTGCCCTAGACTTTGAGGAAGAAACTTAACTATTCACTTTTTCTATGTTCCTCATGACCCATTGGCCTCCTTTCATCCAGGGGGGGAAATCCtagcccctcctgctctcctgATAACTCAACCCCTCCTGTATCCTCTTGAATCTTTTTCACACCCTTTCAGTTTTATGACATCTTTCCCATTGGAAGGCAACCACAACTGCTCAGT is part of the Narcine bancroftii isolate sNarBan1 chromosome 12, sNarBan1.hap1, whole genome shotgun sequence genome and encodes:
- the tbx21 gene encoding T-box transcription factor TBX21 isoform X2, whose translation is MFPFLSFNITGLDPSAHYNIYVDVVLADQHHWRYQGGKWVQCGKAEGNMQGNRMYMHPDSPNTGAHWMRQEISFGKLKLTNNKGASNNVTQMVVLQSLHKYLPRLHIVQVKEDGAEDPYLTSKMQAFTFPETSFIAVTAYQNADITQLKIDHNPFAKGFRDNFDSMYTNSEPDRLTPSPPDQQNCQQLVPGPRYQPFLHDQYMNALPQGRYYNGERTVAHTSKHREDISNPHRWFMSPVQQSSTNRLDFGAYDPEYAGNAFMTYSMKGFPLQATPHALGYYQEHPFNSGNSWGTRGTSQYHHSKPGSALTWYRPVDDIRPTLPNVENKSKETEDSSWLEPPSVKSADSSDSGLYEVDCKRRKVSPYTSSTENSPPNQNSEKENGRDTGYYSFYAN